In Xiphophorus couchianus chromosome 8, X_couchianus-1.0, whole genome shotgun sequence, the following proteins share a genomic window:
- the cabp1b gene encoding calcium-binding protein 1b isoform X3, with protein MGNSVKSLKNFTKKDKKKNYKAVQSSEEGGSGGGHLEPLVALAQNGANMHNVLGPACIFLRKGFAESRLADRELRPEELDELREAFKEFDKDKDGFIGCKDLGNCMRTMGYMPTEMELIELSQQINMNLGGHVDFEDFVELMGPKLLAETADMIGVKELRDAFKEFDTNGDGQISTAELREAMKKLLGQQVGHRDLEEILRDIDLNGDGHVDFEEFVRMMSR; from the exons atgGGAAACTCTGTAAAGTCACTAAAAAATTTCACCAAGAAG GACAAGAAGAAGAACTACAAAGCAGTGCAGTCCAGTGAGGAGGGGGGATCTGGGGGTGGGCATCTTGAGCCACTAGTAGCCCTGGCCCAGAACGGAGCCAACATGCACAACGTGCTGGGGCCTGCATGCATCTTTCTACGCAAGGGCTTCGCTGAGAGCCGACTGGCT GACCGAGAGCTGAGGCCAGAAGAGCTGGATG AGTTGCGTGAAGCATTCAAGGAGTTTGACAAAGATAAAGATGGATTCATTGGCTGCAAAGACTTGGGGAACTGCATGCGGACGATGGGATACATGCCAACAGAGATGGAGCTGATAGAACTGAGCCAGCAGATCAACATGAACC TGGGAGGACATGTTGACTTTGAGGACTTTGTTGAACTTATGGGGCCCAAACTTCTGGCTGAAACAGCCGACATGATAGGAGTAAAGGAGCTGAGGGATGCCTTTAAGGAG tttgacacTAATGGTGACGGCCAGATCAGCACAGCCGAACTCAGAGAAGCAATGAAAAAACTGTTAGGACAGCAG GTTGGACACAGAGATCTGGAGGAAATCCTACGTGACATTGACCTAAACGGAGATGGACATGTAGACTTTGAAG AATTTGTTCGAATGATGTCCCGATAA
- the gpat4 gene encoding glycerol-3-phosphate acyltransferase 4, whose amino-acid sequence MAWLTVPVDLLSKCLGLFTDVWLTLVFGFLIVPAVFGFPFGIHKYYVRILLSIFEWTTLQMELKAKEKNHQLYKHYTNGIIVKVPDSTLKQEIQDLRHSAGCPSLEPRFELADVFFFCRKALENIIDDDVTKRFSAQKLENWNLLTRSNHNFCYISLKVLALWILGVLIRYGVLLPFRVTVAITGIFLFIVLSTVVGLIPCTKLRTYLSDKVHLMGYRLCVRSLTGIITYHNRKNKPKNDGICVANHTTPVDGIILANDRCYSLVGQLHGGLLGMIQRAMAKSSPHIWFERDEVKDRRLVAKRLRDHVADENKHPVLIFPEGSCVNNTSVMMFRKGSFEIGCTIYPAAIKYDPRFGDAFWNSSKFGLVGYLLRMMSSWAIVCSVWYLPPMNRKEGEDAMQFANRVKAAIAAQGGLVDLIWDAGLKRTKVKDTFKEDQQQLYSKILLGDHENHNLPES is encoded by the exons ATGGCTTGGTTGACGGTGCCTGTCGACCTGCTTTCCAAATGTCTTGGCCTATTCACCGATGTGTGGCTGACTCTTGTGTTTGGCTTCCTAATTGTGCCGGCTGTGTTTGGATTTCCTTTTGGGATCCATAAATACTACGTGAGGATACTTCTCAGTATATTTGAG TGGACAACATTACAAATGGAGCTAAAGGCAAAAGAGAAGAATCATCAACTCTACAAACACTATACCAATG GTATCATAGTCAAAGTCCCAGATTCAACTTTGAAGCAGGAAATTCAAGATCTACGACATAGTGCTGGTTGTCCGAGTCTGGAGCCACGGTTTGAACTGgctgatgttttcttcttctgtcgGAAAGCCTTGGAGAACATTATAGATGATGATGTGACCAAGCGCTTCTCGGCCCAGAAGTTGGAAAACTGGAACTTGCTCACCAGGAGCAACCACAACTTCTGCTACATAAGTCTAAAAGTTTTAGCCCTGTGGATTCTGGGAGTTTTAATCCGCTATGGTGTACTGCTCCCTTTCAG agtAACTGTGGCTATCACaggtatttttctgtttattgttttaagtacCGTGGTGGGATTAATACCCTGCACAAA GCTGAGAACCTACCTTAGTGACAAGGTGCATCTGATGGGTTATCGCCTCTGTGTTAGATCTCTGACTGGAATCATCACCTATCACAACAG gaaaaacaaaccaaagaatGACGGCATCTGCGTGGCCAATCACACGACACCAGTAGATGGGATCATCCTGGCCAATGACCGTTGCTACTCTTTG GTTGGGCAGTTACACGGAGGCTTGCTGGGAATGATCCAGAGAGCCATGGCAAAATCCTCTCCTCATATATGGTTTGAGCGAGATGAAGTCAAAGACAGACGCCTAGTGGCCAAAAG GCTCAGGGATCATGttgcagatgaaaacaaacatcctgTCCTCATCTTCCCTGAAG GTTCTTGTGTCAACAACACGTCGGTGATGATGTTTAGGAAGGGGAGCTTCGAAATTGGCTGCACCATCTATCCTGCCGCCATTAAG taTGATCCTCGCTTTGGAGATGCTTTTTGGAACAGCAGTAAATTTGGTTTGGTGGGATACCTTCTGAGGATGATGAGCAGCTGGGCCATCGTCTGCAGCGTTTGGTACTTGCCACCAATGAACAGGAAG GAAGGAGAGGACGCCATGCAGTTCGCCAATCGAGTAAAAGCTGCCATAGCTGCCCAGGGAGGGCTAGTGGACCTCATATG GGATGCCGGACTGAAACGAACCAAAGTGAAGGATACTTTTAAAGAAGACCAACAGCAGCTTTACAGCAAAATACTTCTGGGTGACCATGAAAACCACAACCTCCCGGAAAGCTGA